One Chlorobaculum limnaeum genomic window carries:
- a CDS encoding DUF2934 domain-containing protein, translating into MAKKSTDKEIPEAAKVRKPAKKSAESAETKPKATKPKTAKKAASEDAKPAKPRKKASAEFAAPEAPAASPEMVEEQIRVAAYYRWVDRGMCDGCDAEDWIEAEKLFRK; encoded by the coding sequence ATGGCTAAAAAATCTACAGACAAAGAGATACCGGAAGCGGCGAAGGTGAGGAAACCGGCCAAAAAATCCGCCGAGAGCGCTGAAACCAAGCCGAAAGCCACAAAACCGAAAACCGCAAAAAAGGCGGCATCCGAAGATGCCAAACCCGCCAAACCACGCAAAAAAGCGAGCGCGGAATTCGCTGCTCCCGAAGCTCCTGCCGCAAGCCCGGAGATGGTCGAAGAGCAGATCCGGGTCGCCGCTTACTACCGCTGGGTCGATCGCGGCATGTGCGACGGCTGCGACGCGGAGGATTGGATCGAAGCCGAGAAACTGTTCAGGAAGTAA
- a CDS encoding ABC transporter ATP-binding protein — MATAVKLSGISKTFGSLKANDNVSLSIASGSIHALVGENGAGKSTLSNIIYGLLQPDSGTIEIDGKAVKFSSARQAIEAGVGMVHQHFKLVPTLSVTENIILGKEQSRFALPARRTGKEIAQLGKQHGLEVDPEALVSTLSVGEQQRVEILKLLYRRARILILDEPTAVLSPPETARLFVTLRSLAAEGRTILLITHKLDEVLAVSDSVSVMRKGALVGTVPTASTGKAELARMMVGRDVLLRTANPPQASGKTVLSIDKLVYRTPDGIEKLRELTLTVRAGEIYGIAGVEGNGQSELLSLLWGAFDRDAKTGGSIAIEGRQTLGMSPAEVAALGVSMIPEDRLKSAVIAEYGIEENLILGRHREKAFHRGIGFNRQALRENATAMIGRYDVRCAAEANPSIASLSGGNQQKIVVAREMERPGLKLLVLAQPTRGVDIGAIEQIHRRIIEARKSGLAILLISSELEEVIALSTRIGCLYKGAIRHEFSEEVVRKGREAESGFEQEIGMHIT; from the coding sequence ATGGCGACTGCAGTAAAGCTCTCCGGAATCTCCAAAACCTTCGGCAGCCTCAAGGCCAACGACAACGTTTCGCTTTCGATAGCATCGGGATCGATCCACGCACTGGTCGGCGAGAATGGCGCGGGCAAAAGCACCCTGTCGAATATCATCTACGGCCTGTTGCAACCCGACTCCGGTACGATTGAAATTGACGGCAAGGCGGTGAAGTTCAGCTCCGCGCGGCAGGCCATCGAGGCGGGCGTCGGCATGGTGCATCAGCACTTCAAGCTGGTGCCGACGCTGTCGGTGACAGAGAACATCATCCTCGGCAAGGAGCAAAGCCGCTTCGCGCTACCTGCGCGACGCACCGGCAAGGAGATCGCGCAGCTCGGCAAGCAGCACGGCCTCGAAGTCGACCCCGAGGCTCTGGTCTCGACGCTCTCGGTCGGCGAGCAGCAGCGCGTGGAGATTCTCAAGCTGCTCTACCGCCGCGCCCGCATCCTGATTCTCGACGAGCCGACCGCCGTGCTCTCGCCGCCCGAAACCGCGCGGCTCTTCGTGACGCTTCGCTCGCTCGCCGCAGAGGGGCGTACGATTTTGCTCATCACCCACAAGCTCGACGAGGTGCTCGCCGTCTCGGACTCGGTGAGCGTCATGCGCAAAGGCGCGCTCGTCGGCACCGTGCCGACCGCCTCGACCGGCAAGGCAGAGCTGGCGCGGATGATGGTCGGGCGCGACGTGCTGCTCCGAACCGCCAACCCGCCGCAGGCATCGGGCAAGACGGTGCTCTCGATTGACAAGCTCGTTTATCGGACGCCCGATGGCATCGAAAAGCTCCGTGAGCTGACGCTGACGGTGCGGGCGGGCGAAATCTACGGCATCGCCGGAGTCGAAGGCAACGGCCAGAGCGAGCTGCTTTCGCTCCTGTGGGGCGCGTTCGACCGCGACGCAAAAACCGGCGGCTCCATCGCCATCGAGGGACGGCAGACGCTCGGCATGAGTCCGGCGGAGGTCGCCGCGCTCGGCGTCTCGATGATCCCCGAAGACCGGCTCAAATCGGCGGTGATCGCCGAATACGGCATCGAGGAGAACCTGATCCTCGGCAGACATCGAGAGAAGGCGTTCCATCGCGGCATCGGCTTCAACCGCCAGGCACTCCGTGAAAACGCAACGGCGATGATCGGGCGCTACGACGTGCGGTGCGCGGCGGAGGCCAATCCGTCCATCGCCTCGCTTTCCGGAGGCAACCAGCAGAAGATCGTTGTGGCGCGGGAGATGGAGCGCCCCGGCCTCAAACTGCTCGTCCTGGCGCAGCCAACGCGAGGCGTCGATATTGGCGCCATCGAGCAGATTCACCGGCGTATCATCGAGGCCCGTAAAAGCGGCCTGGCGATCCTGCTCATCTCGTCGGAACTCGAAGAGGTCATCGCCCTCTCGACGCGCATCGGCTGCCTCTACAAGGGCGCGATCCGCCACGAATTCAGCGAGGAGGTGGTGCGCAAAGGGCGCGAGGCGGAGTCGGGCTTCGAGCAAGAGATCGGTATGCACATCACCTGA
- a CDS encoding ABC transporter permease — protein MSKRSVKPLIPVLSLLFALLAGSLIIAATGSDPLEVWQKMLRSTFASGYGIGQVLFRATTLIFTGLAVALPFRVRLFNIGGEGQLLMGAFAAALCGIALPASTPAMIAIPTLLLSAMSAGAGWALIAGWLKVRRGVNEVISSIMLNFIALAITGYLLTNRFAVPSTVHTPVIAPGGWLPDFDTLFRLGWHSPANFSLFIALAVTAGAAVLLYRSRYGYDMIAAGLNADAARHAGIATDRHTLGAMAMGGAMAGLAASNLVLGYKHWFEAGLSTGAGFMGIAVALLAGANPAGIIASALLFAWLDYGGLAVNTLVPKDIFMMVQAITILSIISFPALLGTRLKREKE, from the coding sequence ATGTCGAAGCGCAGCGTCAAACCTCTCATTCCCGTACTTTCACTTCTGTTCGCCCTCTTGGCGGGGAGCCTCATCATCGCCGCCACCGGCAGCGACCCGCTGGAGGTGTGGCAAAAGATGCTCCGCTCGACCTTCGCCTCCGGCTACGGCATCGGCCAGGTGCTCTTTCGGGCGACGACCCTGATCTTTACCGGCCTTGCCGTGGCGCTGCCGTTCCGGGTGCGGCTCTTCAACATCGGCGGCGAGGGGCAGCTCCTCATGGGAGCGTTCGCCGCCGCGCTCTGCGGCATCGCGCTTCCGGCGAGCACTCCGGCGATGATTGCCATCCCGACGCTCCTCCTCTCGGCGATGAGCGCTGGCGCGGGCTGGGCGCTAATTGCCGGATGGCTGAAGGTGCGGCGCGGCGTCAACGAGGTGATTTCGAGCATCATGCTCAACTTCATCGCCCTCGCCATCACCGGCTACCTGCTCACCAACCGCTTCGCCGTCCCCTCGACCGTACACACGCCCGTCATCGCGCCCGGCGGATGGCTGCCCGATTTTGACACACTCTTCCGACTCGGCTGGCACTCCCCCGCGAACTTTTCGCTCTTCATCGCCCTGGCCGTCACCGCCGGAGCCGCCGTGCTGCTCTACCGCTCGCGCTACGGCTACGACATGATCGCTGCCGGGCTGAACGCCGACGCCGCCCGCCACGCCGGAATCGCGACTGACCGGCACACCCTCGGCGCGATGGCGATGGGCGGCGCGATGGCGGGCCTCGCCGCCTCGAACCTCGTGCTTGGCTACAAGCATTGGTTCGAGGCCGGGCTCTCCACCGGAGCCGGATTCATGGGCATCGCCGTCGCCCTGCTCGCCGGAGCCAACCCCGCCGGAATCATCGCCTCGGCGCTCCTCTTCGCCTGGCTCGACTACGGTGGTCTGGCGGTCAACACCCTCGTCCCCAAAGACATCTTCATGATGGTGCAGGCGATCACCATTCTGTCGATCATCAGTTTTCCGGCGCTGCTGGGAACAAGGCTGAAAAGGGAAAAAGAGTGA